In Bacillota bacterium, a genomic segment contains:
- a CDS encoding branched-chain amino acid ABC transporter permease, with product MRFADMVQVVLSGTAMGGIYALMALGFTIIYNALRLINFAQGDMFMLGATFGLTIYVMWGLPFSMAFVLAGVGVAVVGMLIERIVFRPLRGYPPLNLIIATIGVSITLRAVALMVWGSQALLFPPVFGDKPVVVGDIVVMPHYLWIVGIAVVVIVLLQAFFTFTVPGKAMRATAQNREAASLMGVNVFRMDSLAAAISAGLGGIGGVLIAPVFFVTTEMGALAGLKGFAAAVLGGFGSIPGAIAGGVVLGVAESMAASVVSTYRDAVAFLILIGVLLWRPGGIMGRRT from the coding sequence TTGCGGTTTGCCGACATGGTTCAAGTGGTCCTGTCAGGCACGGCCATGGGGGGCATATATGCCCTGATGGCCCTGGGTTTCACAATCATCTACAACGCGCTTCGCCTGATCAACTTCGCCCAGGGCGACATGTTCATGCTCGGCGCGACGTTCGGCCTGACCATTTACGTCATGTGGGGGTTGCCGTTCTCCATGGCTTTCGTGCTCGCGGGAGTGGGCGTGGCGGTGGTGGGGATGCTCATTGAGCGCATCGTCTTTCGTCCCCTCCGGGGCTACCCTCCTTTGAACCTGATAATCGCCACAATCGGGGTGTCCATCACCCTCAGGGCTGTTGCTCTGATGGTGTGGGGATCACAAGCACTCCTGTTCCCACCGGTCTTCGGCGACAAACCGGTCGTGGTTGGGGACATTGTGGTGATGCCCCACTACCTGTGGATAGTGGGCATAGCCGTGGTAGTCATCGTGCTGCTCCAAGCTTTCTTCACTTTCACAGTCCCCGGGAAGGCAATGAGGGCCACTGCCCAGAACAGGGAGGCGGCCTCGCTGATGGGGGTGAACGTTTTCCGAATGGACTCCCTGGCTGCAGCAATCAGTGCAGGCCTGGGCGGAATAGGGGGAGTCCTGATCGCCCCGGTGTTTTTCGTCACCACCGAGATGGGCGCGCTTGCGGGGCTCAAGGGCTTCGCCGCGGCTGTGCTTGGCGGGTTCGGCAGTATCCCCGGAGCGATCGCAGGAGGGGTGGTTCTGGGCGTAGCGGAGAGCATGGCAGCCAGCGTGGTGTCAACTTACCGGGATGCGGTCGCATTCCTGATCCTCATCGGTGTTCTCTTGTGGCGGCCCGGTGGGATCATGGGACGCAGGACGTGA
- a CDS encoding MoaD/ThiS family protein, whose protein sequence is MRVQVHVVGCGGGPFRAEVELEPGSTVNHLLEWLERAGRMPKVFDAPDAASPSDGSVPQGLLVIVNHVNAAVLDGAGTRLADGDSVTVIAAVAGG, encoded by the coding sequence GTGAGAGTGCAGGTGCATGTGGTTGGATGTGGGGGAGGGCCGTTCCGCGCTGAAGTGGAGCTCGAGCCGGGATCGACGGTGAACCATCTCTTGGAGTGGCTTGAGAGAGCGGGGCGAATGCCCAAGGTCTTCGATGCTCCGGACGCCGCATCTCCATCGGATGGATCAGTTCCTCAAGGGCTCCTCGTCATCGTCAACCACGTCAATGCGGCGGTCCTGGACGGTGCCGGGACGCGGCTGGCAGATGGGGACTCCGTGACTGTCATCGCGGCTGTTGCGGGCGGGTAG
- a CDS encoding flavodoxin family protein — protein sequence MTIRVVGISGSPRHANTEIMVREALSAAETVPGVVTEFVSLANKKISGCINCRGCVKKGFCIIQDDWQECVKPLIDPVPDGVILGAAVYFFNLNSQARAYMERCTSLLKGLFFKEASQMPPDWSRTAGAGIAVGYDRNGGQEHTISSIIHWFLINNFVCVGGSHVGYIGAPGWLDGENNRDSVLRDTAIGLEACRIVGRRVAETARLLKAGHAALQSAEGNCPDPGDPQ from the coding sequence GTGACCATCAGAGTCGTTGGGATATCGGGAAGCCCCCGCCACGCCAACACCGAGATCATGGTGCGCGAGGCGCTTTCGGCGGCCGAGACAGTGCCCGGAGTTGTTACGGAATTCGTGTCCCTGGCGAACAAGAAGATATCTGGGTGCATCAACTGCCGCGGGTGCGTGAAGAAGGGGTTCTGCATCATCCAGGACGACTGGCAGGAGTGTGTAAAGCCTCTGATCGATCCGGTGCCGGATGGTGTAATACTCGGGGCGGCCGTGTACTTCTTCAACCTCAACTCTCAGGCCCGGGCCTACATGGAGAGGTGCACCTCGCTGCTGAAAGGCTTGTTCTTTAAGGAGGCCTCTCAGATGCCGCCGGACTGGAGCAGGACGGCAGGGGCTGGGATCGCGGTGGGATACGATCGGAACGGAGGACAGGAGCACACCATATCCAGCATCATCCACTGGTTCCTGATCAACAACTTCGTGTGTGTCGGCGGGAGCCACGTAGGGTATATAGGCGCGCCGGGCTGGCTTGACGGCGAGAACAACCGTGACTCCGTGCTGCGGGACACAGCCATAGGACTAGAGGCTTGCCGGATCGTGGGCCGGCGCGTGGCCGAGACTGCCCGGCTGCTGAAAGCAGGCCACGCTGCGCTCCAGAGTGCTGAGGGAAACTGCCCAGATCCAGGCGATCCTCAGTGA
- a CDS encoding aldehyde ferredoxin oxidoreductase family protein — protein MKDTYTVRVLKIDLTTEDVSLDEIGTSEALKFFGGRGLASCLLFRSTTKETDPFGEENPLIFAPGVLVGTCVPTAGRATVVSKSPATGMFMKCSMGGHWGAGLRHAGYDVLIVRGKASRPTLLTVTNTGVQFRNASTYWGLDVREATSKIEADLAIPEVDIACIGPAGERLSRIAAISCSYYHVAARGGLGAVMGSKNLKAIAVHGRVPVKVADPERFWAVSEQARTSVANTGRCKFYGEYGTAGVVVGANAMEALPTQNFRAGSVPDAYGISGQCLAEQNYLVRRESCMACSIMCKRYSATRNAYPGSEAGGPEYETLAALGSGCMLMDTDAVLKANELCNILGLDSISAGSVIQWAFECAERGVLPPEIDDGVGGRVSLKWGDAHAVHTLIEMIAYRRGLGDVLAEGVRRAAQTVGGDSWKWAVEAKGLEQSGVETRMAKAYALAFATNPRGPDHLYGQPMAEFGFSPEGRALVRRLAGDEKFANPIITDHKPKLVAWHEECFAMTDSLGLCSRATLSTYAITPAMMAEMLSAALGVEMTEDGMHEIARRVINLERAFNMREGARRRDDRLPWRVMNEVLPNSKGIRAINSEEELGKMLDEYYELRGWDRETGVPKASTLRDLGLDEVVTDLGLTATDS, from the coding sequence ATGAAAGACACCTACACCGTTCGCGTGCTCAAGATCGACTTGACGACGGAGGACGTGTCCCTGGACGAGATAGGTACTTCGGAGGCCTTGAAGTTCTTCGGAGGCAGGGGGCTCGCGTCTTGCCTTCTCTTCCGGAGCACGACCAAAGAGACCGACCCATTCGGAGAGGAGAACCCGTTGATCTTCGCGCCGGGGGTTCTGGTGGGGACCTGCGTTCCCACCGCCGGCCGTGCGACCGTAGTGTCCAAGAGCCCTGCGACAGGGATGTTCATGAAGTGCAGCATGGGTGGGCACTGGGGAGCCGGACTCCGGCACGCCGGGTACGACGTACTGATTGTGCGGGGCAAGGCGTCCCGGCCCACTCTCCTGACTGTCACGAACACAGGTGTGCAGTTCAGAAACGCGTCCACCTACTGGGGTCTGGACGTGCGTGAGGCAACAAGCAAGATAGAGGCGGACCTGGCCATCCCCGAGGTCGACATCGCCTGCATAGGCCCGGCGGGAGAGAGGTTATCGCGCATCGCGGCCATCTCATGCTCCTACTATCACGTCGCCGCCAGGGGCGGGCTCGGGGCGGTCATGGGATCGAAGAACCTGAAAGCCATCGCGGTTCACGGCCGCGTTCCTGTGAAGGTTGCTGACCCCGAAAGGTTCTGGGCCGTATCCGAGCAGGCCCGGACGAGCGTGGCCAACACGGGACGATGCAAGTTCTACGGTGAGTACGGGACTGCCGGGGTCGTCGTAGGAGCCAACGCCATGGAGGCACTCCCCACACAGAACTTCCGCGCAGGTTCGGTCCCGGACGCCTACGGTATCAGCGGGCAGTGCCTCGCCGAGCAGAACTACCTGGTGAGGCGGGAGTCCTGTATGGCGTGCAGTATAATGTGCAAGCGCTATTCCGCAACCCGCAATGCGTATCCCGGATCAGAAGCCGGAGGCCCCGAGTATGAGACTCTGGCGGCACTCGGGTCCGGGTGCATGCTCATGGACACTGACGCGGTCCTCAAGGCCAATGAGCTGTGCAACATCCTCGGCCTCGACTCCATATCCGCCGGATCCGTCATACAATGGGCTTTCGAGTGCGCGGAAAGGGGGGTGCTCCCTCCGGAGATCGACGACGGGGTTGGAGGGCGCGTCTCGCTCAAATGGGGTGACGCCCACGCGGTTCACACCCTGATAGAAATGATCGCGTACCGGCGCGGCCTCGGGGACGTACTCGCCGAGGGCGTCCGGCGGGCGGCGCAGACAGTGGGGGGAGACTCCTGGAAGTGGGCTGTCGAAGCCAAGGGCCTCGAGCAATCGGGAGTCGAGACACGAATGGCAAAGGCCTATGCGCTCGCTTTCGCCACGAACCCCCGGGGACCGGATCACCTCTACGGGCAACCCATGGCGGAGTTTGGCTTCTCCCCAGAAGGCAGGGCGCTCGTCCGGCGCCTGGCGGGGGATGAGAAGTTCGCAAACCCGATCATCACGGATCACAAGCCCAAACTTGTCGCCTGGCACGAGGAGTGCTTTGCGATGACAGACAGCCTGGGCTTGTGTTCGCGGGCTACCTTGTCCACGTATGCCATTACCCCGGCCATGATGGCGGAGATGCTCTCCGCGGCCCTCGGCGTCGAGATGACTGAAGACGGCATGCACGAAATCGCCCGGAGAGTCATCAACCTGGAAAGGGCTTTCAACATGCGCGAAGGCGCCAGACGCCGGGATGACCGGCTCCCGTGGCGAGTCATGAACGAGGTGCTTCCCAACTCCAAGGGAATCCGCGCGATCAACTCCGAGGAGGAGCTCGGGAAGATGCTGGATGAATACTACGAGCTCCGCGGATGGGATCGGGAGACTGGAGTCCCCAAAGCGTCGACCCTGCGGGACCTTGGCTTGGACGAGGTAGTCACCGACCTGGGTCTCACCGCGACAGACTCATAG
- a CDS encoding 4Fe-4S dicluster domain-containing protein — translation MQSRLLTETVRCVGCRLCEMACSLKHESEFAPWLSRIKVDRTPRTCLAVPSVCRHCADAPCVAACPVDAIKQSPASDVVYIDAVECIGCQQCLDACPYHCIVFDSSRGVALKCDLCNGDPVCARVCPSGAVAFAVSEDGE, via the coding sequence TTGCAGAGCCGCCTTCTGACCGAAACGGTGAGGTGTGTTGGGTGCCGCCTATGCGAGATGGCGTGTTCTTTGAAGCACGAATCGGAGTTTGCCCCCTGGCTGTCTCGGATAAAGGTAGACCGGACTCCAAGGACCTGCCTTGCAGTCCCCAGTGTGTGCCGGCATTGCGCCGACGCCCCGTGTGTCGCGGCGTGCCCGGTCGATGCCATCAAACAGTCGCCCGCAAGCGACGTAGTGTACATCGATGCCGTTGAGTGCATCGGATGCCAGCAGTGCCTGGACGCCTGCCCCTACCATTGCATCGTGTTCGATTCCTCGAGGGGGGTTGCGCTAAAGTGTGACCTGTGCAATGGGGATCCGGTGTGCGCCCGCGTGTGTCCGAGCGGAGCTGTCGCGTTTGCCGTTAGCGAGGACGGGGAGTGA